From Diceros bicornis minor isolate mBicDic1 chromosome 17, mDicBic1.mat.cur, whole genome shotgun sequence, the proteins below share one genomic window:
- the FGF23 gene encoding fibroblast growth factor 23: MSGACLGLLVCILCSVVRAYPNASPLLSSSWAGLIHLYTATARNSYHLQIHKDGHVDGTPQQTIYSALMIRSEDAGFVVITGVMSRRYLCMDFRGNIFGSHDFSPESCRFRQRTLENGYDVYQSPQHLFLVSLGRAKRAFLPGTNPPPYSQFLSRRNEIPLVHFNTPRPRRHTRSAEDNSERDPLNVLKPRPRMTPVPLSCSQELPSAEDNSVVASDPLGVVRGNRVNTHAGGMGAERCRPFPKFY; this comes from the exons ATGTCGGGGGCCTGCCTTGGGCTCTTAGTCTGCATCCTGTGCTCTGTAGTGAGAGCCTATCCCAACGCCTCCCCGCTGCTCAGCTCCAGCTGGGCTGGCCTGATCCACCTGTACACGGCCACAGCCAGGAACAGCTACCACCTGCAGATCCACAAGGACGGCCATGTGGATGGCACACCCCAGCAGACCATCTACA GTGCCCTGATGATCAGATCAGAGGATGCTGGCTTTGTGGTGATAACCGGTGTGATGAGCAGGAGATACCTCTGTATGGACTTCAGAGGAAACATTTTTGGATCA CACGACTTCAGCCCGGAGAGCTGCAGGTTCCGCCAGCGCACCCTGGAGAACGGCTACGACGTGTACCAGTCCCCGCAGCACCTCTTCCTCGTCAGCCTGGGCCGCGCCAAGAGGGCCTTCCTGCCCGGCACGAACCCGCCGCCCTACTCGCAGTTCCTGTCCCGCAGGAACGAGATCCCGCTCGTGCACTTCAACACGCCGCGGCCGCGGCGGCACACCCGCAGCGCCGAGGACAACTCGGAGCGCGACCCGCTCAACGTGCTGAAGCCGCGGCCCCGCATGACCCCCGTGCCCCTCTCCTGCTCGCAGGAGCTCCCGAGCGCCGAGGACAACAGCGTGGTGGCCAGCGACCCCTTAGGGGTGGTCAGAGGCAACAGGGTGAACACACACGCCGGCGGCATGGGCGCGGAGCGCTGCCGCCCCTTCCCCAAGTTCTACTAG